Proteins found in one Lycium ferocissimum isolate CSIRO_LF1 chromosome 6, AGI_CSIRO_Lferr_CH_V1, whole genome shotgun sequence genomic segment:
- the LOC132059861 gene encoding protein PHYLLO, chloroplastic isoform X1, whose product MNYQSLVTGSRTFPFSPHVPIRHTIINVTNHYHFPIPNFRRFTLHHRLSKTPNFQVVRCSMRENRILEPDDAALLISTCITRTLSPALTLEQGLEKIKEAVKELKAKPPCCSSGMFRFQVAVPPSAKSLNWFCCQPESSGVFPQFFLSKEREKPSCKSVLLGHTRGTFGIGAAINLKGFSATKKYGESGRCAVESTPVVAYGFLDLSFDTISSSMKQEAGSFYFFVPQIELVEFEGASILSTTVAWNDSCICTFEEALQAYESSLLQASRNFSSVEDGCCSNRIGASLKKVHIKEGQAQMVYANLHKLFEKHVGPGAVELKDASCYSSQFVARLSPAFAISNNMHQHNDNTQFTCRLKDCANINILWASLIIEECTRLGLTYFCVAPGSRSSPLALAASTHPTASCIACIDERSLAFHAVGYAKGSHKPAVVITSSGTAVSNLHPAVVEASQEFVPLLLLTADRPPELQDVGANQAINQVNHFGPFVRHFLCLPAPTDDISARMVLTSIDAAVHIATSSPSGPVHINCPFREPLENSPRTWNPICLTGLDSWMSTSVPFTSYIRVQHSYRYNYSTFMDEALEVIKKANRGLLLLGAIHREDDIWAALLLAKHLSWPVVVDILSGLRLRKYFVPFSDFDDRILFIDHLDHMLLSDSIKDWMKADVIIQIGSRITSKRVAQLLESCFPCSYVMVDNHPSRHDPSHIVTHRIQCAVPQFADYLITACTPHASSKWECFLQALNSVAARDISFLINSEYSLTEPCVAQMTLEAIHCESAVFLGNSMPIRDADMYACNSNWVEPTRDAAIFSSELQCHWVQVAANRGASGIDGVLSTAVGFAVGCNKRVLCVVGDVSFLHDTNGLSLLRKQMSRKPMTIVVINNRGGAIFSLLPLANMTARSILDQYFYTSHNVSIHNLCMAHGVKHLKVQSKMELQDALLASQMDKEDFVIEVDSTIDANAAFHSMLTKVSQQGVDHAFNSLSKLTVLNSMNDGLITSIVSKMQYSKYRIQLSSPPTSSSASHISTYHREGFIISLYLEDGNTGYGEVAPLEIHKENLLDVEEQLQFLIHVVEGVTIDQCLPLLKGSFSRWLWHSLGIQPNSIFPSVRFGLEMAVLNAIAAREGSSLFNVLRGQTEESTGSPVDVKVCALLESNGGPNEMALVATTLVKEGFTAIKLKVARQADPTVDIEIIKEVRKKVGWEIELRADANRNWNYDEAVKFGLSVKDSGLQYIEEPVNDEDDIIKFCEETGLPVALDETINIIRKNHLKVLAKYTHPMIVAFVIKPSVIGGFENAALLARWAHQQGKMAVISATFESSLGLSALILFSRYVDLLKFDTGRLLDKEENSCIAHGLGTYQWLREDVSRKPLTIGYNPCNGVVEASVTDAGQILQHFQFNQDAVVCDCTSGEVHTYEFVVDLEGTSICLNVQEIGKNDDSSVVVFLHGFLGTGGDWISIMKAISGSARCIAVDLPGHGRSKFLGQDSGLEEPELSIMALANILQQLFDSLQCQKVVLVGYSMGARISLYMALRYNNKVAGAVILSGSPGLIDEDARKVRRAKDDFAACSLASSGLEPFLDAWYSADLWNSLRTHPHFNNILASRLQHCDLKNLGRVLSDLSVGRQPPLWEDLKSCRVPLQLIVGEKDVKFKKIAQKMHDTMCQSTETMNVPEIVEIPYSGHAAHIENPLLVISAISQFIREVEFKNHSN is encoded by the exons ATGAATTATCAGAGCTTAGTAACTGGAAGCCGTACATTTCCTTTCTCTCCACATGTCCCAATTCGCCATACTATCATCAATGTAACCAATCACTACCATTTTCCCATACCCAATTTCCGGCGCTTCACATTGCATCATCGTCTCTCTAAAACCCCCAACTTTCAG GTAGTTCGCTGTTCAATGCGAGAAAACAGAATATTGGAACCAGATGATGCAGCATTGTTGATTTCGACGTGCATTACTCGCACTTTATCTCCAGCATTGACTTTAGAACAAGGATTGGAAAAGATTAAGGAAGCTGTCAAGGAGCTGAAGGCCAAGCCTCCTTGTTGTTCTAGTGGGATGTTTCGGTTCCag GTTGCTGTTCCTCCCAGTGCAAAATCTTTGAATTGGTTTTGCTGTCAACCCGAGTCATCAGGGGTATTTCCGCAATTTTTCCTTTCGAAGGAGAGAGAAAAACCATCATGTAAGTCAGTTTTATTGGGTCATACTCGTGGGACCTTCGGAATTGGCGCAGCAATCAACTTGAAGGGCTTTTCTGCCACTAAAAAATATGGTGAATCTGGAAG ATGTGCTGTTGAATCAACACCAGTGGTGGCTTACGGATTTTTGGACTTAAGTTTTGATACAATATCGTCTTCCATGAAGCAAGAAGCTGGGTCATTCTACTTCTTCGTTCCCCAG ATTGAACTAGTGGAGTTCGAAGGTGCTTCTATCTTATCTACAACGGTGGCATGGAACGACTCTTGTATATGTACCTTCGAGGAGGCTCTTCAAGCATATGAATCGTCACTTTTGCAG GCTTCACGTAACTTTAGTTCTGTAGAAGATGGATGCTGCAGCAATCGCATTGGTGCGTCTCTTAAAAAGGTCCATATAAAGGAGGGACAAGCTCAAATG GTATATGCAAATCTTCACAAACTGTTTGAAAAACACGTTGGGCCTGGTGCTGTGGAACTG AAAGATGCCTCATGCTATTCCAGCCAGTTTGTCGCAAGACTATCACCTGCTTTTGCAATTTCGAATAATATG CATCAACACAATGATAACACACAATTTACTTGCCGCTTGAAAGATTGCGCAAACATCAATATCCTGTGGGCATCGCTAATAATTGAGGAATGCACTCGACTTGGTCTGACG TATTTTTGTGTAGCTCCAGGATCACGGTCATCTCCTCTTGCTCTTGCTGCTTCTACTCATCCTACTGCAAGTTGTATTGCATGCATCGATGAGCGCTCACTTGCATTTCATGCTGTTGGTTATGCTAAAGGTTCTCATAAACCTGCTgttgtcatcacatcatcaggCACAGCAGTTTCAAATCTTCACCCTGCT GTCGTGGAAGCCAGTCAAGAATTTGTTCCGCTGCTGTTACTTACCGCAGACCGTCCTCCAGAGCTGCAAGATGTCGGAGCAAACCAAGCCATCAATCAGGTCAATCATTTCGGTCCATTTGTGAGGCACTTCCTCTGTCTTCCTGCGCCGACTGATGATATTTCTGCAAGAATGGTGCTTACCTCCATTGACGCTGCTGTTCATATTGCAACTTCTTCACCAAGTGGTCCAGTTCATATCAACTGCCCTTTTCGAGAACCACTGGAAAATAGTCCAAGAACGTGGAACCCTATTTGTTTAACAGGGTTAGACTCTTGGATGTCAACTAGTGTACCTTTTACCAGCTATATCCGAGTTCAACATTCTTATAGATACAATTACAGTACCTTTATGGATGAAGCTCTGGAAGTGATAAAAAAGGCAAATAGAGGCCTTTTATTGCTTGGCGCTATACACCGGGAGGATGACATATGGGCTGCTCTTCTTCTTGCTAAACACCTTTCATGGCCCGTTGTCGTGGACATTCTGTCAGGTCTCCGATTGAGGAAATATTTTGTTCCATTTTCTGATTTTGACGATAGAATTCTTTTTATCGATCATCTAGATCATATGCTGCTTTCAGACTCCATCAAGGATTGGATGAAGGCAGATGTGATAATCCAG ATTGGAAGTCGCATAACAAGCAAGCGTGTGGCTCAACTGCTAGAGAGCTGCTTTCCATGTTCATACGTAATGGTTGACAATCACCCAAGTCGTCATGATCCTTCACATATTGTGACGCATAGGATCCAGTGTGCGGTTCCTCAATTTGCAGATTATTTAATTACAGCTTGTACACCACATGCTAGCAGCAAATGGGAATGTTTTTTACAAGCATTGAACAGTGTG GCTGCACGGGATATCTCATTTCTAATCAATTCTGAGTACTCCTTGACTGAGCCTTGTGTTGCACAAATGACTCTGGAAGCTATTCACTGCGAGTCTGCTGTATTTTTGGGTAACAGCATGCCAATACGTGATGCAGACATGTATGCATGTAACTCTAACTGGGTAGAGCCTACCCGTGATGCAGCCATATTCAGCTCAGAATTACAATGCCACTGGGTTCAGGTTGCCGCTAATAGAGGGGCTAGTGGTATTGATGGTGTGCTTAGCACAGCTGTTGGTTTTGCAGTTGGATGCAACAAAAGA GTACTTTGTGTAGTTGGAGATGTTTCTTTTCTGCATGACACAAATGGGCTGTCCCTTTTGAGAAAGCA GATGTCCCGGAAGCCCATGACTATAGTTGTTATTAACAACCGCGGTGGTGCCATATTCAGTCTTCTTCCTCTTGCGAATATGACTGCAAGAAGCATTTTAGACCAGTATTTCTACACATCTCATAATGTTTCAATTCACAACCTTTGCATGGCACACGG TGTGAAGCATTTGAAAGTACAGAGCAAAATGGAACTACAAGATGCTCTGTTAGCATCTCAAATGGACAAGGAAGATTTTGTCATAGAGGTTGATAGCACCATTGATGCCAATGCTGCCTTTCATAG TATGTTGACGAAAGTTTCACAGCAAGGAGTGGATCATGCTTTCAACAGCCTTTCAAAACTTACTGTTTTGAATTCCATGAATGATGGGTTGATAACCAGCATAGTTAGTAAAATGCAGTACTCAAAATATAG AATTCAGCTGTCCTCTCCTCCTACTTCATCTTCTGCCAGTCACATATCCACCTACCACCGAGAAGGCTTCATTATAAGTTTGTATCTTGAAGATGGTAACACTGGTTATGGAGAG gTTGCACCTCTTGAGATCCACAAAGAAAACCTACTTGATGTTGAAGAGCAGCTTCAGTTCCTTATTCATGTTGTAGAAGGAGTTACTATTGACCAGTGCCTTCCTTTGCTAAAGGGTTCATTTTCTCGTTGGTTGTGGCACAGTCTAGGTATTCAG CCCAATTCAATTTTCCCAAGTGTGAGATTTGGCCTGGAGATGGCTGTCCTCAATGCTATTGCAGCTAGAGAAGGTTCAAGCCTGTTTAATGTACTACGCGGACAAACAGAAGAATCAACTGGCAGTCCTGTAGATGTCAAAGTTTGTGCACTACTTGAGTCTAATGGTGGTCCCAACGAAATGGCTCTTGTTGCAACAACACTTGTCAAAGAAGGATTTACTGCTATAAAGCTAAAG GTAGCACGTCAAGCAGATCCCACTGTGGACATTGAAATTATAAAGGAGGTAAGAAAGAAAGTTGGTTGGGAGATTGAGCTGCGTGCTGATGCAAATCGAAATTGGAACTATGATGAAGCTGTTAAATTTGGCCTTTCTGTAAAAGATAGTGGCCTGCAGTATATTGAG GAGCCTGttaatgatgaagatgatatAATCAAGTTCTGCGAGGAGACTGGCTTGCCAGTAGCTCTGGATGAAACTATCAACATTATAAGAAAGAATCACCTTAAAGTGCTCGCAAAGTACACTCACCCAATGATAGTTGCTTTT GTTATCAAACCAAGCGTCATTGGGGGTTTCGAAAATGCAGCGTTGCTTGCGCGATGGGCTCACCAGCAGGGAAAGATGGCTGTTATCAGTGCCACATTCGAGAGTTCTTTGGGGTTGTCAGCTCTGATTCTTTTCTCACGGTATGTTGACCTGCTGAAGTTCGATACAGGTAGATTGCTTGACAAGGAAGAGAACTCTTGCATAGCCCATGGTCTTGGAACTTATCAATGGCTTAGGGAAGATGTTAGCAGAAAGCCTTTAACGATTGGCTATAATCCTTGCAATGGTGTTGTGGAGGCATCTGTTACTGATGCTGGACAGATCCTGCAGCATTTTCAGTTCAACCAAGATGCAGTTGTTTGTGATTGTACTTCCGGAGAAGTTCATACATATGAATTTGTAGTTGATCTTGAGGGCACCTCTATCTGTCTTAATGTGCAAGAAATTGGAAAGAACGATGAT AGTAGTGTAGTCGTGTTTCTTCATGGCTTCCTTGGAACTGGAGGAGATTGGATCTCTATTATGAAGGCTATCTCAGGCTCAGCTAGATGCATTGCAGTGGACCTACCTGGACATGGAAGATCAAAGTTTCTCGGCCAAGATTCTGGTTTAGAGGAACCAGAGTTGTCAATTATGGCCCTTGCAAATATATTGCAGCAGTTGTTTGACAGTCTACAGTGTCAAAAAGTTGTTCTTGTTGGATATTCTATGGGAGCAAGGATTTCACTCTACATGGCCCTAAGATACAACAACAAG GTTGCTGGAGCTGTTATATTATCTGGAAGTCCTGGATTGATAGATGAAGATGCGAGAAAAGTCCGTAGGGCCAAGGATGATTTTGCAGCCTGCTCTCTTGCTTCTTCTGGCTTAGAGCCTTTTTTAGATGCTTGGTATTCCGCAGATCTCTGGAATAG TTTAAGAACTCATCCACATTTCAATAATATTCTTGCGAGCCGATTGCAGCATTGTGATCTGAAAAATCTCGGGAGAGTATTATCAGATTTGAGTGTTGGGAGACAGCC GCCATTATGGGAAGATCTGAAGAGCTGCAGGGTACCTCTTCAGTTGATTGTTGGAGAGAAAGAtgttaaatttaagaaaattgcTCAAAAGATGCACGACACAATGTGCCAGAGCACGGAGACTATGAACGTTCCAGAAATAGTTGAAATTCCATATTCTGGTCATGCTGCACATATTGAGAATCCTCTCCTTGTGATCAGTGCAATAAGCCAGTTTATCAGAGAAGTTGAGTTCAAAAATCATAGTAATTAA
- the LOC132059861 gene encoding protein PHYLLO, chloroplastic isoform X2: protein MNYQSLVTGSRTFPFSPHVPIRHTIINVTNHYHFPIPNFRRFTLHHRLSKTPNFQVVRCSMRENRILEPDDAALLISTCITRTLSPALTLEQGLEKIKEAVKELKAKPPCCSSGMFRFQVAVPPSAKSLNWFCCQPESSGVFPQFFLSKEREKPSCKSVLLGHTRGTFGIGAAINLKGFSATKKYGESGRCAVESTPVVAYGFLDLSFDTISSSMKQEAGSFYFFVPQIELVEFEGASILSTTVAWNDSCICTFEEALQAYESSLLQVYANLHKLFEKHVGPGAVELKDASCYSSQFVARLSPAFAISNNMHQHNDNTQFTCRLKDCANINILWASLIIEECTRLGLTYFCVAPGSRSSPLALAASTHPTASCIACIDERSLAFHAVGYAKGSHKPAVVITSSGTAVSNLHPAVVEASQEFVPLLLLTADRPPELQDVGANQAINQVNHFGPFVRHFLCLPAPTDDISARMVLTSIDAAVHIATSSPSGPVHINCPFREPLENSPRTWNPICLTGLDSWMSTSVPFTSYIRVQHSYRYNYSTFMDEALEVIKKANRGLLLLGAIHREDDIWAALLLAKHLSWPVVVDILSGLRLRKYFVPFSDFDDRILFIDHLDHMLLSDSIKDWMKADVIIQIGSRITSKRVAQLLESCFPCSYVMVDNHPSRHDPSHIVTHRIQCAVPQFADYLITACTPHASSKWECFLQALNSVAARDISFLINSEYSLTEPCVAQMTLEAIHCESAVFLGNSMPIRDADMYACNSNWVEPTRDAAIFSSELQCHWVQVAANRGASGIDGVLSTAVGFAVGCNKRVLCVVGDVSFLHDTNGLSLLRKQMSRKPMTIVVINNRGGAIFSLLPLANMTARSILDQYFYTSHNVSIHNLCMAHGVKHLKVQSKMELQDALLASQMDKEDFVIEVDSTIDANAAFHSMLTKVSQQGVDHAFNSLSKLTVLNSMNDGLITSIVSKMQYSKYRIQLSSPPTSSSASHISTYHREGFIISLYLEDGNTGYGEVAPLEIHKENLLDVEEQLQFLIHVVEGVTIDQCLPLLKGSFSRWLWHSLGIQPNSIFPSVRFGLEMAVLNAIAAREGSSLFNVLRGQTEESTGSPVDVKVCALLESNGGPNEMALVATTLVKEGFTAIKLKVARQADPTVDIEIIKEVRKKVGWEIELRADANRNWNYDEAVKFGLSVKDSGLQYIEEPVNDEDDIIKFCEETGLPVALDETINIIRKNHLKVLAKYTHPMIVAFVIKPSVIGGFENAALLARWAHQQGKMAVISATFESSLGLSALILFSRYVDLLKFDTGRLLDKEENSCIAHGLGTYQWLREDVSRKPLTIGYNPCNGVVEASVTDAGQILQHFQFNQDAVVCDCTSGEVHTYEFVVDLEGTSICLNVQEIGKNDDSSVVVFLHGFLGTGGDWISIMKAISGSARCIAVDLPGHGRSKFLGQDSGLEEPELSIMALANILQQLFDSLQCQKVVLVGYSMGARISLYMALRYNNKVAGAVILSGSPGLIDEDARKVRRAKDDFAACSLASSGLEPFLDAWYSADLWNSLRTHPHFNNILASRLQHCDLKNLGRVLSDLSVGRQPPLWEDLKSCRVPLQLIVGEKDVKFKKIAQKMHDTMCQSTETMNVPEIVEIPYSGHAAHIENPLLVISAISQFIREVEFKNHSN from the exons ATGAATTATCAGAGCTTAGTAACTGGAAGCCGTACATTTCCTTTCTCTCCACATGTCCCAATTCGCCATACTATCATCAATGTAACCAATCACTACCATTTTCCCATACCCAATTTCCGGCGCTTCACATTGCATCATCGTCTCTCTAAAACCCCCAACTTTCAG GTAGTTCGCTGTTCAATGCGAGAAAACAGAATATTGGAACCAGATGATGCAGCATTGTTGATTTCGACGTGCATTACTCGCACTTTATCTCCAGCATTGACTTTAGAACAAGGATTGGAAAAGATTAAGGAAGCTGTCAAGGAGCTGAAGGCCAAGCCTCCTTGTTGTTCTAGTGGGATGTTTCGGTTCCag GTTGCTGTTCCTCCCAGTGCAAAATCTTTGAATTGGTTTTGCTGTCAACCCGAGTCATCAGGGGTATTTCCGCAATTTTTCCTTTCGAAGGAGAGAGAAAAACCATCATGTAAGTCAGTTTTATTGGGTCATACTCGTGGGACCTTCGGAATTGGCGCAGCAATCAACTTGAAGGGCTTTTCTGCCACTAAAAAATATGGTGAATCTGGAAG ATGTGCTGTTGAATCAACACCAGTGGTGGCTTACGGATTTTTGGACTTAAGTTTTGATACAATATCGTCTTCCATGAAGCAAGAAGCTGGGTCATTCTACTTCTTCGTTCCCCAG ATTGAACTAGTGGAGTTCGAAGGTGCTTCTATCTTATCTACAACGGTGGCATGGAACGACTCTTGTATATGTACCTTCGAGGAGGCTCTTCAAGCATATGAATCGTCACTTTTGCAG GTATATGCAAATCTTCACAAACTGTTTGAAAAACACGTTGGGCCTGGTGCTGTGGAACTG AAAGATGCCTCATGCTATTCCAGCCAGTTTGTCGCAAGACTATCACCTGCTTTTGCAATTTCGAATAATATG CATCAACACAATGATAACACACAATTTACTTGCCGCTTGAAAGATTGCGCAAACATCAATATCCTGTGGGCATCGCTAATAATTGAGGAATGCACTCGACTTGGTCTGACG TATTTTTGTGTAGCTCCAGGATCACGGTCATCTCCTCTTGCTCTTGCTGCTTCTACTCATCCTACTGCAAGTTGTATTGCATGCATCGATGAGCGCTCACTTGCATTTCATGCTGTTGGTTATGCTAAAGGTTCTCATAAACCTGCTgttgtcatcacatcatcaggCACAGCAGTTTCAAATCTTCACCCTGCT GTCGTGGAAGCCAGTCAAGAATTTGTTCCGCTGCTGTTACTTACCGCAGACCGTCCTCCAGAGCTGCAAGATGTCGGAGCAAACCAAGCCATCAATCAGGTCAATCATTTCGGTCCATTTGTGAGGCACTTCCTCTGTCTTCCTGCGCCGACTGATGATATTTCTGCAAGAATGGTGCTTACCTCCATTGACGCTGCTGTTCATATTGCAACTTCTTCACCAAGTGGTCCAGTTCATATCAACTGCCCTTTTCGAGAACCACTGGAAAATAGTCCAAGAACGTGGAACCCTATTTGTTTAACAGGGTTAGACTCTTGGATGTCAACTAGTGTACCTTTTACCAGCTATATCCGAGTTCAACATTCTTATAGATACAATTACAGTACCTTTATGGATGAAGCTCTGGAAGTGATAAAAAAGGCAAATAGAGGCCTTTTATTGCTTGGCGCTATACACCGGGAGGATGACATATGGGCTGCTCTTCTTCTTGCTAAACACCTTTCATGGCCCGTTGTCGTGGACATTCTGTCAGGTCTCCGATTGAGGAAATATTTTGTTCCATTTTCTGATTTTGACGATAGAATTCTTTTTATCGATCATCTAGATCATATGCTGCTTTCAGACTCCATCAAGGATTGGATGAAGGCAGATGTGATAATCCAG ATTGGAAGTCGCATAACAAGCAAGCGTGTGGCTCAACTGCTAGAGAGCTGCTTTCCATGTTCATACGTAATGGTTGACAATCACCCAAGTCGTCATGATCCTTCACATATTGTGACGCATAGGATCCAGTGTGCGGTTCCTCAATTTGCAGATTATTTAATTACAGCTTGTACACCACATGCTAGCAGCAAATGGGAATGTTTTTTACAAGCATTGAACAGTGTG GCTGCACGGGATATCTCATTTCTAATCAATTCTGAGTACTCCTTGACTGAGCCTTGTGTTGCACAAATGACTCTGGAAGCTATTCACTGCGAGTCTGCTGTATTTTTGGGTAACAGCATGCCAATACGTGATGCAGACATGTATGCATGTAACTCTAACTGGGTAGAGCCTACCCGTGATGCAGCCATATTCAGCTCAGAATTACAATGCCACTGGGTTCAGGTTGCCGCTAATAGAGGGGCTAGTGGTATTGATGGTGTGCTTAGCACAGCTGTTGGTTTTGCAGTTGGATGCAACAAAAGA GTACTTTGTGTAGTTGGAGATGTTTCTTTTCTGCATGACACAAATGGGCTGTCCCTTTTGAGAAAGCA GATGTCCCGGAAGCCCATGACTATAGTTGTTATTAACAACCGCGGTGGTGCCATATTCAGTCTTCTTCCTCTTGCGAATATGACTGCAAGAAGCATTTTAGACCAGTATTTCTACACATCTCATAATGTTTCAATTCACAACCTTTGCATGGCACACGG TGTGAAGCATTTGAAAGTACAGAGCAAAATGGAACTACAAGATGCTCTGTTAGCATCTCAAATGGACAAGGAAGATTTTGTCATAGAGGTTGATAGCACCATTGATGCCAATGCTGCCTTTCATAG TATGTTGACGAAAGTTTCACAGCAAGGAGTGGATCATGCTTTCAACAGCCTTTCAAAACTTACTGTTTTGAATTCCATGAATGATGGGTTGATAACCAGCATAGTTAGTAAAATGCAGTACTCAAAATATAG AATTCAGCTGTCCTCTCCTCCTACTTCATCTTCTGCCAGTCACATATCCACCTACCACCGAGAAGGCTTCATTATAAGTTTGTATCTTGAAGATGGTAACACTGGTTATGGAGAG gTTGCACCTCTTGAGATCCACAAAGAAAACCTACTTGATGTTGAAGAGCAGCTTCAGTTCCTTATTCATGTTGTAGAAGGAGTTACTATTGACCAGTGCCTTCCTTTGCTAAAGGGTTCATTTTCTCGTTGGTTGTGGCACAGTCTAGGTATTCAG CCCAATTCAATTTTCCCAAGTGTGAGATTTGGCCTGGAGATGGCTGTCCTCAATGCTATTGCAGCTAGAGAAGGTTCAAGCCTGTTTAATGTACTACGCGGACAAACAGAAGAATCAACTGGCAGTCCTGTAGATGTCAAAGTTTGTGCACTACTTGAGTCTAATGGTGGTCCCAACGAAATGGCTCTTGTTGCAACAACACTTGTCAAAGAAGGATTTACTGCTATAAAGCTAAAG GTAGCACGTCAAGCAGATCCCACTGTGGACATTGAAATTATAAAGGAGGTAAGAAAGAAAGTTGGTTGGGAGATTGAGCTGCGTGCTGATGCAAATCGAAATTGGAACTATGATGAAGCTGTTAAATTTGGCCTTTCTGTAAAAGATAGTGGCCTGCAGTATATTGAG GAGCCTGttaatgatgaagatgatatAATCAAGTTCTGCGAGGAGACTGGCTTGCCAGTAGCTCTGGATGAAACTATCAACATTATAAGAAAGAATCACCTTAAAGTGCTCGCAAAGTACACTCACCCAATGATAGTTGCTTTT GTTATCAAACCAAGCGTCATTGGGGGTTTCGAAAATGCAGCGTTGCTTGCGCGATGGGCTCACCAGCAGGGAAAGATGGCTGTTATCAGTGCCACATTCGAGAGTTCTTTGGGGTTGTCAGCTCTGATTCTTTTCTCACGGTATGTTGACCTGCTGAAGTTCGATACAGGTAGATTGCTTGACAAGGAAGAGAACTCTTGCATAGCCCATGGTCTTGGAACTTATCAATGGCTTAGGGAAGATGTTAGCAGAAAGCCTTTAACGATTGGCTATAATCCTTGCAATGGTGTTGTGGAGGCATCTGTTACTGATGCTGGACAGATCCTGCAGCATTTTCAGTTCAACCAAGATGCAGTTGTTTGTGATTGTACTTCCGGAGAAGTTCATACATATGAATTTGTAGTTGATCTTGAGGGCACCTCTATCTGTCTTAATGTGCAAGAAATTGGAAAGAACGATGAT AGTAGTGTAGTCGTGTTTCTTCATGGCTTCCTTGGAACTGGAGGAGATTGGATCTCTATTATGAAGGCTATCTCAGGCTCAGCTAGATGCATTGCAGTGGACCTACCTGGACATGGAAGATCAAAGTTTCTCGGCCAAGATTCTGGTTTAGAGGAACCAGAGTTGTCAATTATGGCCCTTGCAAATATATTGCAGCAGTTGTTTGACAGTCTACAGTGTCAAAAAGTTGTTCTTGTTGGATATTCTATGGGAGCAAGGATTTCACTCTACATGGCCCTAAGATACAACAACAAG GTTGCTGGAGCTGTTATATTATCTGGAAGTCCTGGATTGATAGATGAAGATGCGAGAAAAGTCCGTAGGGCCAAGGATGATTTTGCAGCCTGCTCTCTTGCTTCTTCTGGCTTAGAGCCTTTTTTAGATGCTTGGTATTCCGCAGATCTCTGGAATAG TTTAAGAACTCATCCACATTTCAATAATATTCTTGCGAGCCGATTGCAGCATTGTGATCTGAAAAATCTCGGGAGAGTATTATCAGATTTGAGTGTTGGGAGACAGCC GCCATTATGGGAAGATCTGAAGAGCTGCAGGGTACCTCTTCAGTTGATTGTTGGAGAGAAAGAtgttaaatttaagaaaattgcTCAAAAGATGCACGACACAATGTGCCAGAGCACGGAGACTATGAACGTTCCAGAAATAGTTGAAATTCCATATTCTGGTCATGCTGCACATATTGAGAATCCTCTCCTTGTGATCAGTGCAATAAGCCAGTTTATCAGAGAAGTTGAGTTCAAAAATCATAGTAATTAA